The Agromyces sp. LHK192 genome includes a window with the following:
- a CDS encoding SGNH/GDSL hydrolase family protein, producing the protein MSNVRGIRRLLLVAAAATGLIFAGSVAGPAQAAPLPPPPSMAAIGDSISQATDACGYRDCPTYSWSTGNVGWVNSHANRIRAKGVPGLVATNLSARSAKAVNLAAQAQAAAATGAAYVTVQIGANDACTRTVAEMTAPDAFRAQVKQALDVLTVQTPNTQILVTSIPSLMRLYDLNKSRTGARLVWGAAKLCQSMLAAPTSTKPADVQRRADVQGRVDAFNAALAAECQARPNCTWDGGAVANFAFTSSQISILDYFHPSISGQAKLAELTWSVSPYGRP; encoded by the coding sequence ATGTCGAACGTCCGAGGCATCCGTCGGCTGCTGCTCGTCGCCGCAGCCGCGACCGGGTTGATCTTCGCCGGGTCGGTCGCCGGGCCGGCGCAGGCCGCGCCCTTGCCGCCGCCGCCGTCGATGGCGGCGATCGGCGACTCGATCAGCCAGGCGACGGATGCCTGCGGGTATCGCGACTGCCCCACGTACAGCTGGTCGACGGGCAACGTCGGCTGGGTGAACTCGCACGCGAACCGCATTCGCGCGAAGGGCGTGCCCGGGCTCGTGGCGACGAACCTGTCGGCGCGATCGGCGAAGGCCGTGAACCTCGCCGCGCAGGCGCAGGCCGCTGCGGCGACAGGGGCCGCGTACGTCACCGTGCAGATCGGCGCGAACGACGCGTGCACGCGGACCGTCGCCGAGATGACGGCGCCCGATGCGTTCCGTGCGCAGGTCAAGCAGGCCCTCGACGTGCTCACCGTGCAGACGCCGAACACGCAGATCCTCGTGACGTCGATCCCGAGCCTGATGCGCCTGTACGACCTGAACAAGTCGAGGACGGGCGCGCGCCTCGTCTGGGGTGCCGCCAAGCTGTGCCAGTCGATGCTCGCGGCGCCGACGAGCACGAAGCCCGCCGACGTGCAGCGCCGCGCCGACGTGCAGGGCCGCGTCGACGCGTTCAACGCCGCGCTCGCCGCGGAGTGCCAGGCCCGGCCGAACTGCACGTGGGACGGCGGGGCCGTCGCGAACTTCGCGTTCACCTCGAGCCAGATCTCGATCCTCGACTACTTCCACCCGAGCATCTCCGGGCAGGCGAAGCTGGCCGAGCTGACCTGGTCGGTCTCGCCGTACGGGCGGCCCTGA
- a CDS encoding glycoside hydrolase domain-containing protein gives MIDHVDPFIGTGVTDLPPQQGLAATWWWPKPQVGNTHPGATYPLGMVSACAYSGAYPTGYGAYDLNTEGVPPTLHDGSLASGFTHFQQSGTGAIRKYYNYFRVTPMTEPLDELGRMWELSDERASPGRYTATLESGIKADLTVGPKSAVHRYTFPKHRNARIVIDFSLGGLSIPYGSTTPLRAHLETLSPGVARGEVVVEGAPLAVHVECDTPQWRQMLWYDRRLMPGGTRLDFDHIRPTTLRSFGLMWVGPAEAGQTIELRFGFSLRGTEQARENLERDCGPGPDRFSHRRSRTEKTWKRSLQAVRVDTPSPARRTVFSTALYHSLIKPCLAPDESPFWPTPGPFTFDLSTMWDIYRTQLPLLTTLMPERAVELGNALLTIAEEEGNFPIGYRMARGSDRFSRQGSALAHTFLADLCQLGVDGIDWDWALVHMHNDLRRTYGEDYLLHGHAHPISHTLDLAFGYWCTAKVARRCGDLKLAEDLEQLAGRWVNAYDRQTGLLRTSTFYEGSMWNYSFRLQQDMAGRIGLAGGDEGFTRLLDRFFGYGAEPVTQPGLAPSAEEMAAGYALGRFEGLNNEPDMESPWAYMYAGRPDRTAEIVHDIVQQQFGVGRGGLPGNDDSGGLSSWYVWASLGVFPVAGQSMFLLNAPSFAESKIRVAGDDTFRIETVGFTEPRPGGPAQYVQSMALNGAPLTRPWLRAAELHHGGTLTVALGPEPSDWATAERPPSYAAPDPTAIPDAPASPASVPAAPT, from the coding sequence ATGATCGATCACGTCGATCCGTTCATCGGGACCGGGGTCACCGACCTGCCGCCGCAGCAAGGGTTGGCGGCGACGTGGTGGTGGCCCAAGCCGCAGGTGGGCAACACGCATCCCGGCGCGACGTACCCCCTCGGCATGGTCTCGGCGTGCGCGTACTCGGGCGCCTACCCGACCGGGTACGGAGCGTACGACCTGAACACCGAGGGCGTGCCGCCGACCCTGCACGACGGGTCGCTCGCCTCGGGGTTCACGCACTTCCAGCAGTCGGGAACCGGTGCGATCCGCAAGTACTACAACTACTTCCGGGTGACGCCGATGACCGAGCCCCTCGACGAACTGGGCCGGATGTGGGAGCTGAGCGACGAGCGCGCGAGCCCGGGCCGGTACACCGCGACGCTCGAGTCGGGCATCAAGGCCGACCTCACCGTGGGCCCCAAGAGCGCGGTGCACCGCTACACGTTCCCGAAGCACCGGAACGCCCGGATCGTCATCGACTTCTCGCTCGGCGGCCTGTCGATCCCCTACGGGTCGACGACCCCGCTGCGCGCCCATCTCGAGACGCTCTCCCCCGGGGTCGCGCGCGGCGAGGTGGTCGTCGAGGGTGCGCCGCTCGCGGTGCACGTCGAGTGCGACACCCCGCAGTGGCGGCAGATGCTCTGGTACGACCGTCGGCTGATGCCGGGCGGCACGCGACTCGACTTCGACCACATCAGGCCCACGACGCTGCGCAGCTTCGGCCTCATGTGGGTCGGCCCCGCGGAGGCCGGCCAGACGATCGAGCTGCGCTTCGGGTTCTCGCTGCGCGGCACCGAGCAGGCGAGGGAGAACCTCGAGCGCGACTGCGGGCCTGGGCCCGATCGGTTCTCCCATCGTCGTTCACGCACCGAGAAGACGTGGAAGCGCAGCCTGCAGGCCGTGCGCGTCGACACCCCGTCGCCCGCCCGGCGCACGGTGTTCTCGACCGCGCTCTACCACTCGCTCATCAAGCCGTGCCTCGCGCCCGACGAGAGCCCGTTCTGGCCCACGCCCGGGCCGTTCACGTTCGACCTGTCGACGATGTGGGACATCTACCGCACCCAGCTGCCGCTGCTCACGACGTTGATGCCCGAGCGCGCCGTCGAGCTCGGCAACGCGCTGCTGACGATCGCCGAGGAGGAGGGCAACTTCCCGATCGGCTACCGCATGGCGCGCGGCAGCGACCGGTTCTCGCGGCAGGGGTCAGCGCTCGCGCACACCTTCCTCGCCGACCTCTGCCAGCTCGGCGTCGACGGCATCGACTGGGACTGGGCCCTCGTGCACATGCACAACGACCTGCGCCGCACCTACGGCGAGGACTACCTGCTGCACGGGCACGCGCACCCGATCAGCCACACGCTCGACCTCGCATTCGGGTACTGGTGCACGGCCAAGGTCGCCCGCCGCTGCGGCGACCTGAAGCTCGCCGAAGACCTCGAGCAGCTCGCCGGCCGCTGGGTGAACGCGTACGACCGCCAGACCGGGCTGCTTCGCACGTCGACCTTCTACGAGGGCAGCATGTGGAACTACTCGTTCCGGTTGCAGCAGGACATGGCCGGCCGCATCGGGCTCGCCGGCGGCGACGAGGGCTTCACGCGGCTGCTCGACCGGTTCTTCGGGTATGGCGCCGAGCCGGTGACGCAGCCCGGCCTCGCACCGTCGGCCGAGGAGATGGCCGCCGGGTACGCGCTGGGGCGGTTCGAGGGCCTCAACAACGAGCCCGACATGGAGTCGCCGTGGGCCTATATGTACGCGGGCCGGCCCGACCGCACCGCCGAGATCGTGCATGACATCGTCCAGCAGCAGTTCGGGGTGGGCCGCGGCGGCCTGCCCGGCAACGACGACTCGGGCGGGCTCAGCTCCTGGTACGTGTGGGCGTCGCTGGGCGTCTTCCCGGTGGCCGGGCAGAGCATGTTCCTGCTGAACGCGCCGTCGTTCGCGGAGTCGAAGATCCGCGTCGCCGGCGACGACACGTTCCGCATCGAGACGGTCGGGTTCACCGAGCCGCGCCCTGGCGGGCCCGCGCAGTACGTGCAGTCGATGGCGCTGAACGGCGCGCCGCTGACGCGGCCGTGGCTGCGGGCCGCCGAACTGCACCACGGGGGCACGCTGACCGTCGCCCTCGGGCCCGAGCCGAGCGACTGGGCGACCGCGGAACGGCCGCCGTCGTACGCCGCGCCAGATCCGACGGCGATCCCGGATGCCCCGGCCTCGCCGGCATCCGTCCCCGCCGCGCCGACCTGA
- a CDS encoding glycosyltransferase — MTAVTRTAPTRLVIVVRADPVICGHSVEARNLAEVALTRGFDDVRIVTWPIERLEAAGLPLKPLDVVLPYSPGITVERPEPVGDYKVPDSRYLAGITGRLVELFTDGVPTVALSLYLSPHTVAVADAMRVAWSTGLPVNVTTIAEAVGSDVTNIVRACVAEGRFGPAAHILSSYLSQDHCVAVSEYTRDLIVESAAEVDEIHGTRFADQCRERVAISYPAIDSSPYLDLDPIEVERVAAARGLRTGGYVLFLSRLARAKGIDDLIDGFARSAAAREGQRLVIAGRGPEASELHAVAAASGVGDLIDFLDDVGDAEKPYLMAGCSAFVLPSKPRPEFVETFGIALAEKMLAGGGPIITCDTGGIGEAVGSFATMVPAGDGAAIATAIDEALAVPSETQAVRAVAARDYALQFDRVNVFDRLFARVLPAPDQLPVPVA, encoded by the coding sequence ATGACCGCCGTGACCCGCACCGCACCGACCCGCCTCGTGATCGTCGTGCGCGCCGATCCCGTGATCTGCGGCCACTCCGTGGAGGCGCGCAACCTCGCCGAGGTCGCCCTGACCCGCGGGTTCGACGACGTGCGCATCGTGACCTGGCCGATCGAGCGGCTCGAGGCGGCCGGGCTGCCGCTCAAGCCGCTCGACGTCGTGCTCCCGTACAGCCCCGGCATCACGGTCGAACGGCCCGAGCCGGTCGGCGACTACAAGGTTCCCGACAGCCGCTACCTCGCCGGCATCACGGGCCGGCTCGTCGAACTGTTCACCGACGGCGTGCCGACCGTCGCGCTCTCGCTCTACCTGAGCCCGCACACCGTTGCGGTCGCCGACGCGATGCGGGTCGCCTGGTCGACCGGCCTGCCGGTGAACGTCACGACGATCGCCGAGGCGGTCGGGTCGGATGTCACGAACATCGTGCGCGCGTGCGTCGCCGAGGGTCGCTTCGGACCGGCCGCGCACATCCTGTCGAGCTACCTGAGCCAGGACCACTGCGTCGCCGTGTCGGAGTACACGCGCGACCTCATCGTGGAGTCGGCGGCCGAGGTCGACGAGATCCACGGCACCCGGTTCGCCGACCAGTGCCGCGAACGCGTCGCGATCTCGTACCCCGCGATCGACTCGTCGCCGTACCTCGACCTCGACCCGATCGAGGTCGAGCGCGTCGCCGCCGCACGCGGCCTGCGCACGGGCGGATACGTGCTGTTCCTGTCACGGCTCGCACGCGCGAAGGGCATCGACGACCTCATCGACGGGTTCGCGCGGAGCGCGGCCGCACGCGAGGGACAGCGCCTGGTGATCGCGGGGCGCGGGCCCGAGGCATCCGAGTTGCACGCGGTCGCGGCGGCATCCGGCGTCGGCGACCTGATCGACTTCCTCGACGACGTCGGCGACGCCGAGAAGCCGTACCTGATGGCCGGATGCTCCGCCTTCGTGCTGCCCTCGAAGCCGCGGCCCGAGTTCGTCGAGACGTTCGGCATCGCGCTCGCGGAGAAGATGCTCGCCGGCGGCGGGCCGATCATCACGTGCGACACGGGCGGCATCGGCGAGGCCGTGGGGTCGTTCGCGACGATGGTTCCGGCCGGTGACGGCGCGGCGATCGCGACCGCGATCGACGAGGCGCTCGCGGTGCCTTCGGAGACGCAGGCCGTTCGCGCGGTCGCCGCGCGCGACTACGCGCTGCAGTTCGACCGGGTCAACGTGTTCGACCGGCTGTTCGCGCGCGTGCTGCCGGCACCCGACCAACTGCCGGTGCCGGTGGCCTGA
- a CDS encoding DEAD/DEAH box helicase, protein MPKNKKPAGGRPARNFDPSYARSAKKSTQKPGSRSAGHRGHRPDEVSAGDRKPRWSRDERVAEGRTPHRADRPGRDDRQRDDRAPRRFDDRDRAPRSYDRDERRPARSYDRDDRGPRRDDRNRDDRAPRSFDRDERAPRRFDDRDRAPRSFDRDERRAPRSFDRDDRAPRRFDDRDRAPRSFDRDDRAPRRDDRRRDDRAPRRFDDRDRAPRSFDRDERRPTRSFDRDGRAPRRFDDRDRDRAPRRFDRDDRNTDRRGSDFYPSKDERPRFSPEDDVVLERLEAQAIRADEVDGIGFADLGLGGNIVRALRDLGAESPFPIQAATIPVVLEGRDVLGRGRTGSGKTIAFGAPTVERLMQMWAAKGKAGGKRQMGRAPRALVLAPTRELALQIDRTVQPIAQSVGLFTTQVYGGVPQGRQVGALRRGVDIVIGTPGRIEDLHRQGALDLSQVQITVLDEADHMCDLGFLEPVQRIIRETADGGQKLLFSATLDTGVAALVDEFLVDPAVHEVAGEDQSSGTIEHRVFVIDNRDKRDIVAQLADREGKTLVFSRTRAFAEDLTDHLEDAGIRAVALHGDLNQARRTRNLQQLTSGRVDVLVATDVAARGIHVDDIDLVIQADAPDEYKTYLHRAGRTGRAGRTGRVVTLIPRNRQRRMNELLDRAEIDVDFEDVRLGDELLADLGPVEIEPVEVEIVDEVLDVVFVEDAAEIDADAADEIDIVEDAAEESADTVDAAAAADSDR, encoded by the coding sequence ATGCCCAAGAACAAGAAGCCCGCCGGCGGTCGCCCCGCCCGTAATTTCGACCCCTCGTACGCCCGGAGCGCGAAGAAGTCGACGCAGAAGCCCGGCTCGCGCAGCGCCGGCCACCGCGGCCACCGCCCCGACGAGGTGTCGGCCGGCGATCGCAAGCCGCGCTGGTCGCGCGACGAGCGGGTCGCCGAGGGTCGCACGCCGCACCGCGCCGACCGCCCGGGTCGCGACGACCGCCAGCGTGACGACCGCGCGCCGCGTCGGTTCGACGATCGCGACCGTGCTCCCCGCTCGTACGACCGCGACGAGCGCCGACCGGCTCGTTCGTACGACCGCGACGACCGTGGCCCCCGTCGTGACGACCGGAACCGGGATGACCGCGCCCCGCGCTCGTTCGACCGTGACGAGCGTGCGCCGCGTCGGTTCGACGATCGCGATCGCGCGCCGCGTTCGTTCGATCGCGACGAGCGTCGCGCGCCGCGTTCGTTCGACCGCGACGACCGCGCACCGCGTCGGTTCGATGACCGCGACCGTGCGCCGCGTTCGTTCGACCGTGACGACCGTGCCCCGCGCCGTGACGACCGCCGACGCGACGACCGCGCGCCGCGTCGGTTCGACGACCGCGACCGTGCGCCGCGTTCGTTCGATCGCGACGAGCGTCGCCCGACCCGCTCGTTCGACCGCGACGGCCGCGCGCCCCGCCGATTCGACGACCGGGACCGCGATCGCGCTCCGCGTCGCTTCGACCGCGATGACCGCAACACCGACCGTCGCGGCTCCGACTTCTACCCGTCGAAGGACGAGCGCCCGCGCTTCTCGCCGGAGGACGACGTCGTGCTCGAGCGCCTCGAGGCGCAGGCCATCCGGGCCGACGAGGTCGACGGCATCGGCTTCGCCGACCTCGGCCTCGGCGGCAACATCGTCCGCGCGCTGCGCGACCTCGGCGCCGAGTCGCCGTTCCCCATCCAGGCCGCGACCATCCCGGTCGTGCTCGAAGGCCGTGACGTGCTCGGCCGCGGCCGCACCGGCTCGGGCAAGACCATCGCGTTCGGCGCTCCCACCGTCGAGCGCCTGATGCAGATGTGGGCTGCGAAGGGCAAGGCCGGCGGCAAGCGCCAGATGGGCCGCGCCCCGCGCGCCCTCGTGCTCGCCCCGACCCGCGAGCTCGCGCTCCAGATCGACCGCACCGTGCAGCCGATCGCCCAGTCCGTCGGGCTCTTCACGACCCAGGTGTACGGCGGCGTGCCGCAGGGCCGCCAGGTCGGTGCGCTGCGCCGCGGCGTCGACATCGTCATCGGCACCCCCGGCCGCATCGAGGACCTGCACCGTCAGGGCGCCCTCGACCTCTCGCAGGTGCAGATCACGGTGCTCGACGAGGCCGACCACATGTGCGACCTCGGGTTCCTCGAGCCCGTGCAGCGCATCATCCGCGAGACCGCCGACGGCGGCCAGAAGCTGCTGTTCTCGGCCACGCTCGACACGGGTGTCGCGGCCCTCGTCGACGAGTTCCTCGTCGACCCGGCCGTCCACGAGGTCGCCGGCGAGGACCAGTCCTCGGGCACCATCGAGCACCGCGTGTTCGTCATCGACAACCGTGACAAGCGCGACATCGTCGCGCAGCTCGCCGACCGCGAGGGCAAGACGCTCGTGTTCTCGCGCACCCGGGCGTTCGCGGAGGACCTCACCGACCACCTGGAGGACGCCGGCATCCGCGCCGTCGCCCTCCACGGCGACCTGAACCAGGCGCGCCGCACGCGCAACCTGCAGCAGCTCACGAGCGGGCGGGTCGACGTGCTCGTCGCGACGGATGTCGCTGCCCGTGGCATCCACGTCGACGACATCGACCTCGTGATCCAGGCCGACGCACCCGACGAGTACAAGACGTACCTCCACCGCGCCGGCCGCACCGGCCGTGCGGGTCGCACGGGCCGCGTCGTCACGCTCATCCCGCGCAACCGTCAGCGCCGCATGAACGAGCTGCTCGACCGTGCCGAGATCGACGTGGACTTCGAGGACGTGCGTCTCGGCGACGAGCTGCTGGCCGACCTCGGACCGGTCGAGATCGAGCCGGTCGAGGTCGAGATCGTCGACGAGGTCCTCGACGTCGTGTTCGTCGAGGATGCCGCCGAGATCGACGCGGACGCCGCCGACGAGATCGACATCGTCGAGGATGCCGCCGAGGAGTCCGCCGACACCGTCGATGCCGCCGCCGCAGCGGACTCCGACCGCTGA
- a CDS encoding type II toxin-antitoxin system RelE/ParE family toxin, whose protein sequence is MIASFRHKGLQALYESGSKKGVQPAHAPKLTRILGLLDVAQSPADLAIPGFRTHELKGDLTGHWSIWVNGNWRVTFRFIGQDVELVDYQDYH, encoded by the coding sequence GTGATCGCGAGCTTTCGACACAAGGGCCTCCAGGCGTTGTACGAGTCGGGCTCGAAGAAAGGCGTACAACCTGCGCACGCGCCGAAGCTCACACGAATCCTCGGCCTCCTCGACGTGGCGCAGTCGCCCGCCGATCTCGCGATCCCGGGATTTCGTACGCACGAACTCAAGGGCGACCTGACCGGTCACTGGTCGATCTGGGTGAACGGCAACTGGCGAGTGACGTTCCGATTCATCGGGCAGGATGTCGAACTCGTCGACTATCAGGACTACCACTGA
- a CDS encoding HigA family addiction module antitoxin, whose amino-acid sequence MTMKNPPHPGEIIGDDVLGELGLSVAEAAARLGVSRVTLSRVIHGHSGVSPNLAVRLERAGVGTARAWMALQVNFDLAREIEGRPHEVVPLVVA is encoded by the coding sequence ATGACGATGAAGAACCCACCGCACCCTGGCGAGATCATCGGCGACGACGTGCTCGGCGAGCTCGGATTGAGCGTCGCCGAGGCGGCGGCGCGTCTCGGCGTCTCCCGCGTCACCCTCAGCCGGGTCATCCACGGGCACTCCGGGGTGAGTCCGAACCTCGCGGTCCGCCTCGAGCGCGCCGGTGTCGGGACCGCCCGGGCCTGGATGGCGTTGCAGGTGAACTTCGATCTCGCCCGCGAGATCGAAGGCAGGCCCCACGAGGTGGTTCCGCTCGTCGTGGCGTGA
- a CDS encoding sensor histidine kinase — protein sequence MKRIRWRLTDVLAPAVGVVYLVLWWVGEAGRLGNGSGGVLVSLLPLLLFSLAIMVSQVWPAVSLALIGGTLVLQVLVEGARFSDTSWPAYLPLLYAVFNASAFGRRAVHWITLPVAALFAVAVSLLLTLPSLGQYGWPVFYALDNTNFFALPGVDSGPADLPAGTEVVWWFTTICLVAEGLVVGAWSAGLAMRAVRQAGAAKRQAQALERGLVLAEAETTALSERERLAREVHDVMAHSLAVIAAQADGARMLDSSLSDGSTLTLATIADAARDGLIELRRLLDHEPQSAGAVQPTIADLDELVDRVRGAGLSCTLTGLGDPRPLGHSGTLGVYRIVQEALTNAVRHARADGQAMVTLDWRGPGLALLIATPTSTPFDAAAARPGRGIRGMQERARIAGGWLTAGPDEDGTFLVNAFIPVDEPAAVEVGA from the coding sequence GTGAAGCGGATTCGATGGCGTTTGACCGACGTGCTGGCACCGGCGGTCGGGGTCGTGTACCTCGTGTTGTGGTGGGTCGGTGAAGCCGGTCGATTGGGCAACGGCTCCGGCGGCGTGCTGGTCTCGCTCCTGCCGCTCCTGCTCTTCAGCCTCGCGATCATGGTCTCGCAAGTGTGGCCGGCCGTCTCGCTGGCACTCATCGGCGGAACGCTGGTGCTGCAGGTGCTCGTCGAGGGGGCGAGGTTCAGCGACACCAGCTGGCCCGCATACCTGCCCCTGCTCTACGCCGTGTTCAACGCGAGTGCGTTCGGGCGGCGCGCCGTTCACTGGATCACGCTGCCGGTCGCTGCGCTGTTCGCAGTCGCCGTATCGCTGCTCCTGACGTTGCCGTCGCTGGGTCAGTACGGGTGGCCGGTGTTCTACGCCCTGGACAACACGAATTTCTTCGCCTTGCCGGGAGTCGACTCCGGGCCGGCCGACCTACCGGCCGGTACCGAGGTCGTCTGGTGGTTCACGACGATCTGTCTCGTTGCGGAGGGGTTGGTCGTCGGCGCGTGGAGCGCGGGGCTGGCCATGCGCGCGGTTCGCCAAGCCGGTGCCGCGAAGCGTCAAGCGCAGGCGCTCGAACGCGGCCTCGTGCTGGCGGAAGCCGAGACGACCGCGCTCAGCGAACGCGAACGGCTCGCCCGGGAGGTGCACGACGTGATGGCGCACTCGCTCGCGGTGATCGCGGCACAGGCCGATGGCGCCCGGATGCTCGACTCGAGCCTCTCCGACGGCAGCACCCTCACCCTCGCCACCATCGCCGACGCCGCGCGAGACGGACTCATCGAATTGCGCCGACTGCTCGACCACGAACCCCAAAGCGCGGGTGCCGTTCAGCCGACGATCGCCGACCTCGACGAGCTCGTCGACCGAGTGCGGGGAGCAGGGCTTTCGTGCACACTCACCGGCCTGGGCGACCCGCGCCCGCTGGGGCACTCCGGGACGCTGGGCGTGTACCGCATCGTGCAGGAGGCGCTCACGAACGCGGTCCGGCACGCCCGAGCCGACGGGCAGGCGATGGTGACTCTCGACTGGCGCGGACCCGGCCTCGCCCTGCTCATCGCCACTCCCACCTCGACGCCGTTCGACGCCGCCGCCGCGCGGCCAGGGCGCGGCATCCGCGGCATGCAGGAACGCGCCCGGATCGCCGGCGGGTGGCTGACCGCCGGCCCCGACGAGGACGGCACATTCCTCGTGAACGCCTTCATCCCCGTCGACGAACCCGCAGCCGTCGAGGTGGGCGCGTGA
- a CDS encoding response regulator transcription factor — MSDRIRAAIADDHVLFCAGIEMIIRSQPDLEFVGSAHDGRAAIALAQEARPDVMLMDIRMPLADGLSATRTLAEVAPETRVVVLTTHQRPDAVAHAIEAGAHGFLMKDARPELLLTAIRTVHDGNSLFAPPTTVALIRDLVPSRRDEPDQRAIAELTPREQEVYLLAARGLSNAEIAESAYIGESTVKTHISHILGKLELSSRLQLIAHAHAHHLVR, encoded by the coding sequence GTGAGCGACCGGATCCGAGCCGCGATCGCCGACGACCATGTGCTGTTCTGCGCCGGAATCGAGATGATCATCCGCTCCCAGCCCGACCTCGAGTTCGTCGGCTCCGCGCACGACGGCCGCGCGGCGATCGCACTCGCACAGGAAGCCCGCCCTGATGTCATGCTCATGGACATCCGGATGCCGCTCGCCGACGGTCTGAGCGCAACGCGAACACTCGCCGAGGTCGCGCCGGAGACCCGCGTGGTCGTACTCACGACCCATCAGCGACCGGATGCAGTTGCGCACGCCATCGAAGCCGGCGCACATGGGTTTCTGATGAAGGACGCCAGACCCGAACTGCTGCTGACGGCGATCCGCACCGTCCACGACGGCAACTCCCTCTTCGCCCCGCCGACCACGGTCGCGCTGATCCGCGACCTCGTGCCGTCGCGGCGAGACGAGCCCGATCAACGCGCGATCGCGGAACTGACCCCCCGCGAGCAGGAGGTCTATCTCCTCGCTGCACGCGGCCTGTCGAATGCCGAGATCGCCGAGTCGGCGTATATCGGCGAGTCGACGGTGAAAACGCACATCTCGCACATCCTCGGGAAGCTCGAACTCAGTTCACGACTCCAGCTGATCGCCCACGCTCACGCCCACCATCTCGTCCGATGA
- a CDS encoding alpha/beta hydrolase yields the protein MTRSLPSGGRGFRRRRAFAAAAAVAAALAITGALSGFHLPLQEIDPEGIDAASEVVGSEIIGIRTFTAPPGIEVAEDLEYGAREDGTLLTLDVCSPAVSVFGSAQPAVVSVHGGSWARGDKANADWRNVCLWLASEGFVAASVNYRLVPDATFPAQIDDVSLAVEWLRGAEQLDRFGIDPARIGVFGGSAGGNLAALLGAAGDGPTDVGSRVAAVAELSGPVALDALGTASDWLQGITAAYLACEPDVLADGDCDLAADASAASHLDGSDPPVFIGHAEDEVIPLVQSLGYAEALEAAQVPVELAVVPGGEHSIGILDEAMRARVAAFLHAHLG from the coding sequence GTGACCCGTTCCCTTCCCTCCGGCGGTCGCGGGTTCCGGCGTCGCCGGGCCTTCGCCGCCGCGGCCGCCGTCGCGGCGGCGCTCGCGATCACGGGCGCGCTCTCGGGCTTCCACCTGCCGTTGCAGGAGATCGACCCCGAGGGCATCGATGCCGCGAGCGAGGTCGTCGGGTCGGAGATCATCGGCATCCGCACCTTCACGGCGCCCCCGGGCATCGAGGTCGCCGAAGACCTTGAGTACGGCGCTCGCGAAGACGGCACGCTGCTCACGCTCGACGTGTGCAGTCCAGCGGTCTCGGTCTTCGGTTCGGCGCAGCCGGCGGTCGTCTCGGTGCACGGCGGCAGCTGGGCGCGCGGCGATAAGGCGAACGCCGACTGGCGGAACGTGTGCCTGTGGCTCGCGAGCGAGGGCTTCGTGGCGGCATCCGTCAACTATCGCCTCGTGCCCGACGCGACGTTCCCGGCGCAGATCGACGACGTGTCGCTCGCGGTCGAATGGCTGCGCGGCGCCGAGCAGCTCGACCGGTTCGGCATCGACCCCGCACGGATCGGCGTGTTCGGCGGCTCCGCGGGCGGCAACCTCGCCGCGCTCCTCGGCGCCGCCGGCGACGGGCCGACCGATGTCGGGTCGCGTGTCGCCGCGGTCGCCGAGCTCTCCGGTCCGGTCGCCCTCGACGCGCTGGGCACGGCGTCGGACTGGCTGCAGGGGATCACCGCGGCGTACCTCGCCTGCGAACCCGATGTGCTCGCCGACGGCGACTGCGACCTCGCGGCGGATGCCTCGGCCGCGAGCCATCTCGACGGATCCGACCCTCCCGTGTTCATCGGGCACGCGGAGGACGAGGTGATCCCGCTCGTGCAGTCCCTCGGCTACGCCGAGGCGCTCGAGGCGGCGCAGGTGCCCGTCGAGCTCGCCGTGGTGCCCGGCGGCGAGCACTCGATCGGCATCCTCGACGAGGCGATGCGCGCACGGGTGGCCGCGTTCCTGCACGCCCACCTCGGCTGA
- a CDS encoding GNAT family N-acetyltransferase — MTDAPEPPPIDLPAGAALPPGLVLRRPTASDHAGVAVIRDWWGLPSTSALPYVLPRLFFQHFSDTSFLGEDDAGLACFLIGFRSSADPRVAYIHFVGVRPDLRGSGLARTMYEAFFAQQAAVGCLRVDAITGPGNTRSQAFHRAMGFRVTGDAELDGVLAWRDYDGPGEHRVAFTRALP; from the coding sequence GTGACCGACGCACCCGAGCCGCCGCCGATCGACCTGCCTGCAGGCGCAGCACTGCCACCCGGACTCGTGCTGCGGCGCCCGACGGCGTCCGATCACGCGGGGGTGGCCGTGATCCGCGATTGGTGGGGGCTCCCGTCGACGAGCGCGCTGCCGTACGTGCTTCCGCGCCTGTTCTTCCAGCACTTCTCCGACACGTCCTTCCTCGGCGAGGACGACGCGGGCCTCGCCTGCTTCCTCATCGGGTTCCGGTCGTCGGCCGACCCGCGGGTCGCGTACATCCACTTCGTCGGCGTGCGCCCCGACCTGCGGGGTTCGGGCCTCGCGCGCACCATGTACGAGGCGTTCTTCGCGCAGCAGGCGGCGGTCGGATGCCTCCGCGTCGACGCGATCACGGGCCCGGGGAACACGCGGTCGCAGGCGTTCCATCGCGCCATGGGGTTCAGGGTCACCGGCGACGCCGAGCTCGACGGGGTGCTCGCCTGGCGCGACTACGACGGCCCCGGCGAGCACCGGGTCGCGTTCACGCGGGCACTCCCGTGA